ATTAACAAACTATTTAACACCCAATGCAACTTACCTAGATGCCTACAATGCTACTAAAATGGCAATAACAGATCTGTACGGAGCCAATGGCAATGAAGCCATCCAGAATGCAAAAGCATGGTACGCAGTAGGTTTCGGAAACGGAAATCTGGCGACCAGCGAAACTGTGAAAGTTACAGAGAATGATTTCAGAGTATATCCCAATCCTGTTTCTCAAGGATATTTTACGATAGAAACACCAGCTAAGGGAGATTCTACATATGAATTGTATGATCTTTCCGGAAAACTTTTAATACCTTCTCAAAAATTGAATTCAGGGGTTAATAAAATTCAGGTAAACGGCGTGCAAAGCGGAGTTTATTTACTGAAAATCAATTCAAGCGGAGATATGTTTTCAAAAAAAATTATCATTAAATAATCAACTTTTCATTACATTTTCTTACAGTCCGTAATTCATTTTACGGGCTGCTTTTGCAATAAAAAAACCGGCACAGAAAAAGCTTCTGCACCGGCATCTCCATATCAAATAACACTATTACTGTTATTTATTTTTTAATAAATTTATTTTTATAAACTTTTCCGTCAATACTTTTAGAAACAATAAGATAAGTTCCGGTTATTAATCCGCTTACATCAATCGCTTCTTTATATTGATGATCTTTTTTCTGAAGAACAAGCTTTCCTGTCATATCAATAATAGAAACTTCTGTATATTTCTTATCAGATTCTTTTCCGATATATAAAAACTGCGTGGTTGGATTCGGATAAATACTTAAATTATTATCCTTCGGTTTCGTTTCTCCCGTTCCCAAAGTACAACTGCTCCACTGTCCGAAATTCAGGGTTAAAAAAGCATTAATGCTCAACATTTCGCACATATCAGGACAATACTCCGTACAGGCATAGAATCCATAAACTCCCGATTCCGCGGCAATAAAAGTATCATCCGTTGCCCCTGGAACAATACAAGGATCTGTCACTGAAGGTGGGTTGCTGCTCGGAAGACATTTAAACCAGGTATGTTTTCCGTACACCTGAGGAAAGCCATCATCTAACTTTACCGTGGCTCCTTCACAGATATTATATTCTCCTGGCCCCACCTCTTCAAACGTTCCCGGCGTAAAGTCAGCTATCATATAAGGAAGCCCATAGGCATATCCGTCCGCAAGAATGGCAGGACTTTCGGAAGAGCAGTCGGCCTGTGTAACGACAACTTTAAAATAA
The sequence above is a segment of the Chryseobacterium sp. MYb264 genome. Coding sequences within it:
- a CDS encoding T9SS type A sorting domain-containing protein, which produces MKTKLIFLLCYLFLNLLKIQAQCNPTITSPRLGAMFQDKIVFCTSETETISTTQTYDTYQWYKQQWDWQTPNTNPWTAIPNANSQTLTINGTDDMLYYFKVVVTQADCSSESPAILADGYAYGLPYMIADFTPGTFEEVGPGEYNICEGATVKLDDGFPQVYGKHTWFKCLPSSNPPSVTDPCIVPGATDDTFIAAESGVYGFYACTEYCPDMCEMLSINAFLTLNFGQWSSCTLGTGETKPKDNNLSIYPNPTTQFLYIGKESDKKYTEVSIIDMTGKLVLQKKDHQYKEAIDVSGLITGTYLIVSKSIDGKVYKNKFIKK